From the Rhodothermales bacterium genome, one window contains:
- a CDS encoding TRAP transporter large permease, whose translation MDESNIAAIVFSVLTLALLLGIPVGFSLGIAALAGLMVTPIPVIYMAQTLYTGAGLFPLIAIPGFILAGELMMRAALTDKIIRVIYIVAGNVPGGLAVVTILSCAFFASLSGSGPATTAAIGAVMIPAMVRAGYPVAFAASVAAIGGTLGILIPPSNPMIVYAVMTKDVSVSGLFSAGFVPGLLLAALLAFMCFVIGWMRGYRSTGEPFSLRQFLVAFWEAKYALVMPFVVLGSIYTGLATPTESAMLAVVYSLGVGIATRKLGWLSLFEGMVATGKLTGAVLIIMGPALAFGKLLTLYQIPDQIAEMFLKVSSNPQLILIMISLFLVVVGMFMETLSMVVLLTPIFLPVVVKLGVDPVHFGIIFVVLCEVGFMTPPLGVNLFVASALSRISIEAISKASLKFVFLLLAFVLLLIYVPWIATVGYKWGLN comes from the coding sequence TTGGACGAATCCAACATTGCGGCCATCGTATTCAGCGTGCTGACGCTGGCCCTGTTGCTGGGCATCCCGGTCGGCTTTTCGCTTGGTATCGCGGCCCTCGCCGGCCTGATGGTCACGCCGATACCGGTGATCTACATGGCCCAGACCTTGTACACCGGCGCCGGGCTGTTCCCCCTCATCGCCATCCCCGGTTTCATCCTGGCGGGCGAACTCATGATGCGCGCGGCACTGACGGACAAGATCATCCGCGTCATCTATATCGTGGCTGGCAATGTCCCGGGCGGGCTGGCGGTGGTGACGATTCTGTCCTGCGCTTTTTTCGCGTCCCTCTCGGGATCGGGTCCGGCGACCACCGCCGCGATCGGCGCGGTGATGATTCCCGCCATGGTGCGGGCCGGCTACCCGGTGGCATTTGCGGCGTCCGTCGCCGCGATCGGCGGGACGCTCGGCATCCTCATCCCCCCTTCGAACCCGATGATCGTCTACGCGGTCATGACCAAGGACGTTTCGGTCAGCGGGTTGTTTTCCGCCGGATTCGTGCCCGGCCTCCTGCTGGCAGCCCTGCTCGCGTTCATGTGCTTCGTGATCGGTTGGATGCGGGGCTACCGCTCGACCGGCGAGCCGTTTTCCCTCAGGCAATTCCTAGTTGCGTTCTGGGAAGCGAAATATGCGCTGGTAATGCCTTTCGTCGTGCTCGGGTCCATCTACACAGGGCTTGCGACGCCGACGGAGTCGGCCATGCTGGCCGTCGTCTATTCCCTCGGCGTAGGGATCGCGACGCGCAAGCTCGGCTGGCTCAGCCTCTTCGAAGGGATGGTCGCGACCGGGAAGCTGACCGGTGCGGTGCTGATCATCATGGGACCGGCATTGGCGTTCGGAAAGCTCCTCACGCTCTACCAGATCCCCGACCAGATCGCCGAAATGTTCCTCAAAGTGTCGAGCAACCCGCAACTGATCCTGATCATGATCTCGCTGTTCCTGGTCGTCGTCGGGATGTTCATGGAAACCCTGAGCATGGTGGTGCTCCTCACCCCCATCTTCCTGCCCGTGGTGGTGAAGCTCGGTGTCGACCCGGTCCATTTCGGCATCATTTTCGTCGTACTCTGCGAAGTCGGCTTCATGACCCCGCCGCTTGGCGTCAACCTCTTCGTTGCGTCCGCCCTCTCCAGGATCAGCATCGAGGCCATCAGCAAGGCTTCGCTCAAGTTTGTATTCCTGTTGCTTGCGTTCGTATTGCTGCTCATCTACGTGCCCTGGATAGCCACGGTCGGCTACAAATGGGGCCTGAACTAG
- a CDS encoding TRAP transporter substrate-binding protein, whose amino-acid sequence MQMFSRNILNLSLGVLIAFASTTVCAQAVDIPYVQKTQKTLRLAHGLTPGSPYDLGAKRFAELLDTYTHRAMQVKIFPSAQLGVEQNTAKDVQLGTLDLSLVAINNASMWYKPLDVTILPFIFRDRAHAEAVIAGKVGEELFENYRKASGVRIISVFEWGDRAIMNKTRAIEKPADLKGVKLRLPKNSVMLDTYNALGATTTAIDWGELYAALQQGTADGLEGPPQGMIDMKFTDFLKHYSYINIFYGLAVIVMNDKAFMTLPKTQQAAILRAGREAGEYQRWVSAVSHVEGLANLQKLGVKVNVIADRQAFVKAVQPVWEKYKAEIGESWIKRVSETQ is encoded by the coding sequence ATGCAGATGTTTAGCCGCAACATTTTGAACCTGAGTCTCGGTGTCCTGATTGCGTTTGCCTCCACGACCGTTTGCGCCCAGGCAGTGGATATCCCGTATGTCCAAAAAACGCAGAAGACATTGCGGTTGGCGCATGGCCTGACCCCGGGATCCCCGTACGACCTGGGCGCCAAGCGTTTTGCGGAGTTGCTGGATACCTACACGCACCGCGCGATGCAGGTAAAGATCTTCCCGAGCGCGCAACTCGGCGTCGAGCAGAACACGGCCAAGGATGTGCAACTGGGCACGCTCGACCTCTCGCTGGTGGCGATCAACAACGCCTCGATGTGGTACAAGCCGCTCGACGTCACCATCCTGCCGTTCATATTCCGCGATCGCGCCCACGCTGAAGCGGTGATTGCCGGGAAGGTCGGCGAGGAGCTTTTCGAGAACTACCGGAAGGCTTCGGGGGTCCGGATCATTTCGGTTTTCGAGTGGGGTGATCGCGCCATCATGAACAAGACGCGCGCCATCGAGAAGCCGGCCGACCTGAAAGGGGTCAAATTGCGGTTGCCGAAGAACTCGGTGATGCTCGATACCTACAATGCCCTGGGTGCCACGACCACGGCGATCGACTGGGGCGAACTCTATGCCGCCCTCCAGCAGGGCACTGCCGATGGGCTGGAGGGGCCGCCGCAGGGGATGATCGACATGAAGTTCACCGATTTTCTCAAGCATTACTCGTACATCAACATCTTCTACGGCCTGGCAGTCATCGTCATGAACGACAAGGCGTTCATGACGCTGCCGAAGACGCAGCAGGCAGCGATCCTGCGGGCCGGCCGCGAGGCCGGGGAATACCAGCGGTGGGTATCGGCTGTCTCCCATGTCGAAGGCCTTGCCAACCTGCAGAAGCTCGGGGTCAAGGTCAACGTGATCGCCGACCGGCAGGCTTTTGTGAAAGCTGTCCAGCCGGTCTGGGAAAAATACAAGGCCGAAATCGGCGAGAGCTGGATCAAGCGGGTCTCCGAAACCCAGTAA
- a CDS encoding TRAP transporter small permease, whose product MVRVLRFIDNWLEQVMIVICCSSLVACLTYTALVRYFVHDQFFTKLSFKAEELAIFSFVFLLYFGSVLATREGAHFRVSAHLDWIKPPLRRWRFLIGDVLWLAFSVFIVWQGVLLVQTAFERPEPSIALGVPMQWIYLVIPLSFALNCFRLVQSYFKPEIERDHSSSQL is encoded by the coding sequence GTGGTTCGCGTCCTGCGCTTCATCGACAACTGGCTCGAGCAGGTCATGATCGTGATCTGCTGCTCGAGCCTGGTTGCCTGCCTTACCTATACGGCGCTGGTCCGTTACTTCGTTCACGATCAATTCTTCACCAAGCTCTCCTTCAAGGCCGAGGAGCTTGCGATCTTCTCCTTCGTCTTCCTCCTGTACTTCGGATCGGTCCTGGCCACGCGGGAAGGCGCCCATTTCAGGGTCTCGGCCCACCTCGACTGGATCAAACCGCCCCTGCGGCGCTGGCGCTTCCTGATCGGTGACGTCCTGTGGCTGGCCTTCAGCGTGTTCATCGTCTGGCAGGGCGTCCTGCTCGTACAAACGGCTTTCGAGCGCCCGGAACCGAGCATCGCACTTGGCGTGCCGATGCAATGGATCTACCTCGTCATCCCCCTCTCGTTTGCGTTGAATTGCTTCCGGCTCGTGCAGAGTTATTTCAAGCCGGAGATCGAGCGCGATCACTCCAGTTCCCAGCTCTAG